The proteins below are encoded in one region of Telopea speciosissima isolate NSW1024214 ecotype Mountain lineage chromosome 10, Tspe_v1, whole genome shotgun sequence:
- the LOC122642598 gene encoding BTB/POZ domain-containing protein At5g47800-like: MKFMKIGNRPDIFYTEEARRSVSSDVPSDLIIQINNTTYLLHKYPLLPKCGLLQQLSSDAGNPSQVPLELHDIPGEDEAFELCAKFCYGITINLSAHNFVPAFCAANFLGMTESVEKGNFVLKLEIFFKSCILEGWKDSIVTLQTTEKLFEWSENLGLIRHCINSIVEKILMQPSKVTWSYTYTRPGYTGKHHHSAPKDWWTEDISNLDIDLFRTIISAIRSTKLLSPQLIGEALHVYACRWLPDTPQSSAPETSVSQTESAVEKHKQILETIVNLIPSDRGSVSFGFLLRLLSKGKILGVSTSTKTQLIRRCGQQLMEATVKDLLFPSHSSSDRHFYETDLVLTVLESFLVLWRRQASPEDGESLRVIRKVAQLIDSYLQVVARDVNMPALKIVTLAESLPEIARPKHDDLYRAINIYLKEHPDLSKAEKKRLCRILDCRKLSPEVCAHAIRNERLPLRTVVQVLYYEQERGAGPTPRNPPPDENPEGEHPQSVTRGDNHGKSGLEEQIGGVENVGKPTSPNLVERVHRRTIKSDGRQQLESERKVGMGKVRETGEEGMSGSLSEPNKTKERISKSDLSHKRGGNR; the protein is encoded by the exons ATGAAGTTCATGAAGATTGGGAACAGACCAGATATCTTCTACACAGAAGAGGCTAGAAG GTCTGTATCTTCAGATGTACCCAGTGACCTCATTATACAAATCAACAACACTACGTATCTTCTTCATAAG TATCCACTTCTTCCCAAGTGTGGGCTCTTGCAACAACTTAGTTCTGATGCTGGCAATCCTAGCCAAGTCCCACTGGAGCTGCATGATATTCCTGGAGAAGATGAGGCTTTTGAGCTATGTGCCAAATTCTGTTATGGAATTACAATTAACCTGAGTGCTCATAACTTTGTGCCTGCATTCTGTGCTGCAAATTTCCTTGGGATGACTGAATCAGTTGAGAAGGGAAATTTtgtcttgaaacttgaaatcttCTTCAAGTCGTGCATCCTTGAAGGTTGGAAGGACTCTATTGTCACTCTACAGACCACTGAAAAGCTGTTTGAGTGGTCTGAAAATCTTGGACTCATTAGACATTGCATAAACTCAATTGTTGAGAAAATTCTTATGCAACCCTCAAAG GTTACATGGTCGTACACTTACACCAGACCGGGATACACGGGAAAACATCACCACTCTGCCCCAAAGGATTGGTGGACAGAAGACATATCCAACCTTGACATAGACCTTTTTCGTACTATAATTTCTGCCATCAGATCAACAAAGTTGCTCTCACCACAGCTTATCGGTGAAGCTTTGCATGTCTATGCATGTCGATGGCTACCAGACACACCGCAGAGCAGTGCCCCAGAGACTTCAGTATCTCAAACTGAATCAGCGGTGGAGAAGCATAAGCAGATACTAGAGACTATTGTGAACTTGATTCCATCTGATCGAGGTTCAGTATCATTTGGTTTCTTATTAAGGCTCCTCAGCAAGGGAAAGATTCTTGGGGTGTCTACTTCAACAAAGACTCAACTCATAAGGAGATGTGGTCAGCAGTTAATGGAGGCAACAGTTAAGGATCTGCTCTTTCCTTCACACTCATCTTCTGATCGGCATTTCTATGAGACCGACTTGGTATTGACAGTATTGGAAAGTTTCTTGGTGCTATGGCGAAGACAAGCCTCTCCAGAAGATGGTGAGTCTCTAAGGGTGATCAGGAAAGTGGCACAGCTTATCGATTCTTACCTCCAGGTCGTTGCAAGAGATGTCAACATGCCAGCATTGAAGATAGTCACTCTTGCAGAATCCTTACCAGAGATTGCCCGGCCAAAGCACGATGACTTGTACAGAGCAATTAACATTTATCTCAAG GAGCACCCAGATCTAAGCAAGGCAGAGAAGAAGCGTCTCTGCCGGATTCTAGACTGCCGGAAATTGTCCCCTGAAGTATGTGCACATGCAATAAGAAACGAACGGCTGCCATTGAGAACTGTTGTGCAAGTCCTGTACTACGAACAAGAAAGAGGTGCCGGGCCAACACCTCGTAACCCACCACCAGACGAGAACCCTGAAGGAGAGCATCCACAATCAGTTACCAGGGGCGACAATCATGGTAAATCAGGGCTGGAGGAACAAATTGGTGGTGTTGAGAATGTTGGGAAGCCAACAAGTCCAAACTTAGTGGAAAGAGTTCATCGCAGAACCATCAAATCAGATGGAAGGCAGCAGCTGGAGTCGGAAAGGAAGGTGGGGATGGGGAAGGTAAGGGAGACTGGAGAGGAAGGGATGTCTGGAAGCCTGTCGGAGCCTAACAAGACCAAAGAAAGGATAAGTAAATCAGATCTTAGCCATAAAAGAGGTGGGAACAGATAG
- the LOC122642599 gene encoding probable E3 ubiquitin-protein ligase XERICO, which translates to MGLSSLPAPSEGVLCILLVNTALSISIMKGIIRSILHIVGIRLSWTSSDSVETAPEPFEFCLNPSNTLIEEFRYRTPAIRFGSAFKYQSEQECPVCLSGFEPDSEINQLGCGHLFHKVCLERWLDYLNITCPLCRTPLMPEEEASCIW; encoded by the coding sequence ATGGGTCTCTCAAGCCTTCCTGCTCCATCTGAAGGTGTTCTTTGCATCCTTTTGGTAAACACAGCTCTCTCCATCTCAATCATGAAAGGCATAATCCGGTCCATCCTTCACATAGTCGGCATCCGATTATCATGGACATCATCAGATTCAGTCGAGACCGCACCAGAGCCATTCGAGTTCTGTTTAAATCCATCAAATACCTTGATAGAGGAATTCCGTTACCGAACTCCAGCAATCCGATTTGGCTCTGCCTTCAAATACCAATCTGAACAAGAGTGTCCAGTCTGTCTGAGTGGATTTGAACCAGATTCGGAGATAAACCAACTGGGTTGTGGCCACTTATTCCATAAGGTTTGTTTGGAGAGGTGGCTAGATTACTTGAACATCACCTGCCCACTTTGTAGAACTCCATTGATGCCCGAAGAAGAAGCTTCCTGCATTTGGTGA
- the LOC122642771 gene encoding pentatricopeptide repeat-containing protein At3g02490, mitochondrial-like produces MRSTWRLLLLRNRSRSSICTSTIEFMTTGLQVRELNPQKPYCFSSISGRYGYPNCIPLLSDSVTRNPGHRSFSSELAVEHKDPDHDHALLLADIFSRSSSPNAIRGELESNRPSVTHEMALTVLKNLDESPEAARRFFDWVSETHNEKLSSKTYNLFLGILGRKDHVKEFWDLVEIMRKKGYGVSKSTFVKVSENFEKEELASDLDKLKGLFLSKSDDNSSEQICSKVCKIIRQDEWSEDVQKRLRDLEVSMSSDLVAMVLERLSLYPVKALMFFRWIEANQSFKHNEQTYNAMAQVLGREDCIEKFWGIIDEMKVAGYEMEKETYLNVYQRFYKKKMIKEAVDLYEFAMMHGTSKPPNQDCTLLLKNIVTSKEDLDMDLFSRVVRIFTEGGGNALKQSTFDAVLKSLISVGKLGDCNKISKAMEKGGLEVSRASYDEIIFRLSRAGRVDEACEILNDMQTSGRNPDFKMWASLIHGQCVTGDVDKAHSCFLEMVEKKGVAGAGYAFEVLVDGFYHKNRVEDACKLLIELVNGKEFRPCRTTYKILIEKLLVKRNLKEALSLLELMKNNDYPPILDPFIGFLSKSGTGEDALNFLKAITSKRFPSTSVVLLVFEAFFKAGRHNEAHNCLSKCPHYIRNHADVLSLFCSMKPVGADATTVHVTA; encoded by the coding sequence ATGAGAAGTACATGGCGATTGCTCCTCCTTCGTAATCGTTCTCGATCTTCCATTTGCACCTCGACAATCGAGTTTATGACTACGGGCTTACAGGTAAGGGAGCTGAATCCTCAAAAACCTTATTGCTTTTCTTCGATTTCTGGTCGATATGGGTATCCAAATTGCATTCCACTCTTGTCTGATTCGGTTACAAGGAATCCTGGCCACCGTAGCTTTTCGTCAGAACTGGCTGTGGAACATAAGGATCCCGATCACGACCATGCCCTTCTCTTGGCCGATATATTCTCCAGGTCAAGTAGTCCTAATGCCATTAGGGGTGAATTAGAATCGAATAGACCTTCGGTTACCCACGAAATGGCGTTGACAGTGTTAAAAAATCTTGATGAAAGCCCGGAGGCTGCTCGGAGGTTTTTCGATTGGGTTTCGGAGACCCACAATGAAAAACTGAGTTCGAAAACGTATAATCTGTTTCTGGGGATCTTGGGTAGGAAAGATCATGTGAAGGAGTTCTGGGATTTGGTTGAGATCATGAGGAAGAAGGGTTATGGAGTTTCTAAGAGCACCTTTGTCAAGGTCTCGGAGAATTTTGAGAAAGAAGAATTGGCGAGCGATCTAGATAAATTGAAGGGGTTGTTCTTGTCAAAATCTGATGACAATTCGAGTGAGCAGATTTGTTCTAAAGTCTGCAAGATTATTAGGCAAGACGAGTGGAGCGAAGATGTTCAAAAGAGACTTAGAGATCTGGAAGTTAGTATGTCCAGCGATTTAGTCGCAATGGTCCTGGAACGGCTCAGTTTGTATCCAGTTAAAGCGTTGATGTTCTTCCGGTGGATTGAGGCCAACCAATCTTTCAAGCACAACGAGCAGACTTACAATGCCATGGCTCAGGTTTTGGGTCGAGAAGATTGCATTGAGAAATTTTGGGGCATTATTGATGAAATGAAGGTGGCTGGATATGAAATGGAGAAGGAAACTTATCTAAACGTCTACCAGCGGTTttacaagaagaagatgataaagGAAGCTGTGGACTTGTATGAGTTTGCGATGATGCATGGCACCAGTAAGCCTCCAAATCAGGACTGTACTCTTCTTCTAAAGAACATAGTAACCAGTAAAGAAGACCTAGATATGGATCTGTTTTCTAGGGTTGTGAGGATATTTACAGAGGGAGGAGGGAATGCCTTGAAACAGTCTACCTTTGATGCTGTACTTAAATCTTTGATCAGTGTCGGAAAGTTGGGGGATTGCAATAAGATATCGAAGGCCATGGAGAAAGGTGGTCTTGAAGTTAGTCGTGCCTCTTATGACGAAATCATCTTTCGGCTTAGTAGGGCAGGGAGAGTAGACGAAGCTTGTGAGATATTGAATGATATGCAAACATCTGGACGTAATCCAGATTTTAAGATGTGGGCATCGTTAATTCACGGGCAGTGTGTGACTGGTGATGTAGACAAGGCACATTCTTGTTTCCTAGAGATGGTGGAAAAGAAGGGTGTTGCAGGTGCTGGTTATGCTTTTGAGGTATTGGTTGATGGCTTTTACCATAAGAACAGAGTGGAAGATGCGTGCAAACTCTTAATTGAGTTGGTTAATGGAAAAGAGTTTCGGCCTTGTCGTACTACATACAAAATCCTGATAGAGAAGTTACTGGTTAAACGAAATCTCAAAGAAGCTTTGAGCCTGTTGGAGTTGATGAAGAATAATGATTATCCACCTATCTTGGATCCATTTATTGGTTTTCTCTCAAAATCCGGTACAGGGGAAGATGCTTTGAATTTTCTGAAAGCAATTACATCAAAGAGGTTTCCATCTACATCTGTGGTTCTCCTTGTGTTTGAAGCATTTTTCAAGGCTGGCAGACATAATGAGGCACATAATTGTCTTTCCAAATGTCCACACTATATCCGTAATCATGCTGATGTTCTGAGTCTTTTCTGTTCTATGAAGCCTGTAGGTGCTGATGCAACTACAGTTCATGTGACCGCTTAG